The following coding sequences lie in one Deltaproteobacteria bacterium IMCC39524 genomic window:
- a CDS encoding TolC family protein — protein MSSQGKHSFSSPGKRSLVTCLAIIVLLLTGCSPQVSRQAPPLQPQGGFSGSGQEQLPEQWWLTFEDQTLNSLISRALAGNFTLQTAWDRVDRAYAVARKAGAALVPQVDADIGLGTQRSRINSRTDSSQSYNLGLAASYEVDLWGRIDSITTAAELDAQASTEELQTAALTLSAQVAATWFQLLEQRGQIEILGQQIRTNEKTLEIISLQFRTGQVGIADVLQQRQVVETQKGELALTAGRAQVRQNQLAILLGISPTHFTQSTTDNLDALPPLPATGLQSDLIENRPDVRAAWLKLQAADKRVAAAVADRFPRLSLTGRASTTSEEIEDLFDDWLASLAANLLTPIIDGGRRRAEVERTESVASEALHQYGQTVLDALLEVEDALTREEKQLEYLISVDRQLELAGQATERIRDRYLNGAEDYQRVLTSLISEQRLQRTRLTAKRELFENRVNLCRALAGGWEMTRQPEQTPLRGE, from the coding sequence ATGTCGAGCCAAGGAAAACACTCCTTCAGCAGCCCGGGTAAACGATCTCTCGTAACCTGCCTGGCAATAATCGTGCTGCTCCTGACCGGGTGCTCACCACAGGTTTCCCGTCAAGCGCCTCCCCTTCAACCGCAGGGGGGCTTCTCTGGGTCGGGACAGGAGCAACTTCCTGAACAATGGTGGCTGACCTTCGAAGATCAAACACTCAACAGCCTGATCAGCCGTGCCCTTGCAGGTAACTTCACCTTGCAGACCGCGTGGGATCGGGTCGACAGGGCCTATGCTGTGGCACGCAAGGCAGGCGCTGCGTTGGTACCGCAGGTCGATGCCGACATCGGCCTCGGCACACAAAGATCACGAATCAATTCCCGCACCGATTCCTCGCAAAGTTACAATCTTGGCCTGGCCGCTAGCTATGAAGTCGATCTCTGGGGTCGAATAGACTCCATCACCACCGCCGCAGAACTGGATGCACAAGCCAGCACCGAGGAGTTGCAAACCGCGGCCTTGACTCTTTCTGCTCAAGTCGCTGCCACCTGGTTCCAACTCCTTGAACAGCGTGGCCAGATTGAGATTCTTGGACAGCAAATCAGGACCAATGAAAAGACCCTCGAGATTATCAGTCTGCAGTTCCGCACCGGCCAGGTCGGCATCGCCGACGTCCTGCAACAACGCCAGGTCGTGGAAACCCAGAAAGGCGAACTCGCACTGACCGCTGGCCGGGCACAGGTTAGGCAGAATCAGCTGGCGATCCTGCTGGGCATCTCCCCGACCCACTTCACCCAGTCGACAACAGATAATCTCGATGCGCTGCCTCCATTACCGGCGACAGGGCTACAGAGTGACCTGATCGAGAACCGCCCGGACGTGCGCGCTGCGTGGCTGAAACTGCAAGCGGCCGACAAGCGGGTCGCCGCAGCCGTCGCAGATCGTTTCCCCCGCCTCAGTCTGACCGGCCGTGCCAGCACGACGAGCGAAGAGATTGAAGATCTTTTCGATGACTGGTTGGCCTCGCTGGCGGCCAATCTGTTGACACCCATTATCGATGGCGGACGAAGACGCGCAGAGGTCGAGCGCACCGAAAGTGTCGCCTCCGAGGCTCTGCACCAGTATGGCCAGACCGTCCTCGACGCACTGCTCGAGGTCGAAGACGCCCTGACCCGCGAAGAAAAACAGCTGGAGTATCTGATCAGCGTTGATCGTCAGTTGGAACTGGCAGGCCAGGCCACTGAACGCATACGCGATCGTTACCTCAACGGGGCAGAGGATTATCAGCGCGTCCTTACCTCCCTGATCTCGGAGCAGCGACTGCAACGCACCAGGCTTACAGCCAAGCGTGAACTTTTTGAAAACCGCGTTAACCTCTGTCGGGCATTAGCCGGCGGATGGGAGATGACGCGACAACCTGAACAAACGCCCTTAAGAGGTGAATAG
- a CDS encoding efflux RND transporter periplasmic adaptor subunit, whose product MSPDQHQPSTSGEETKANLLRLLLPVIVIIISASVAVWMMQSGPKAKPRAKTRNAVLVDVRPIELGPHTTTVSIMGTVKPQREVALKPRVSGEIIKVGDNLIPGGRFNKGEELLVIDPSDYQLVVRQLASEVARVESDMQVELGRQRVAQKEFELLGESVSEAEKTLMLREPQLENNRALLEGTRARLEQAQLDLKRTSVRSPFNAVVMSREVNLGTRVSPSTTLATLVGSDSYWVEAPIPASQLQWISISQVDSESGSPVRIYDSVAWGPNRSRSGRLVGLTAMVEENGRMATLLAEIPDPLSLQPTSSEQPKLLLGSYVRVEIEGKLLAKAAAIERDLIHNGEQLWIMDEEGRLDIRTVEIAFRGQDQVLVTGGVNHGEKLITTNLPSPVQGMSLRLKEAETSSPAAEEKSKP is encoded by the coding sequence ATGAGTCCAGACCAACACCAGCCATCGACTTCCGGAGAAGAGACCAAGGCCAATCTATTGCGTCTTTTGTTGCCGGTCATCGTCATCATCATCAGTGCGTCCGTCGCGGTCTGGATGATGCAATCAGGACCAAAAGCCAAACCCCGAGCAAAAACGCGCAATGCCGTTCTGGTCGATGTTCGCCCCATTGAGCTGGGTCCTCACACAACAACCGTCAGCATCATGGGAACAGTCAAACCACAGCGTGAAGTCGCCCTCAAGCCCCGGGTCAGTGGTGAAATCATCAAGGTAGGTGACAACCTGATCCCCGGTGGGCGCTTTAACAAAGGCGAAGAGTTGCTCGTCATCGACCCCAGTGATTACCAACTTGTGGTCAGGCAGCTCGCCAGCGAGGTGGCCCGGGTTGAATCGGATATGCAGGTGGAGTTGGGCCGACAGCGGGTCGCACAGAAAGAATTCGAACTGCTTGGCGAAAGCGTCAGCGAAGCGGAAAAGACGCTGATGCTCAGAGAACCACAACTTGAGAACAATCGGGCGCTTCTCGAAGGAACCAGGGCAAGGCTCGAGCAGGCACAGCTGGACTTGAAAAGAACCTCTGTCAGATCACCGTTTAACGCCGTGGTCATGTCTCGTGAAGTCAATCTCGGCACACGCGTTTCACCGTCCACAACACTGGCAACGCTGGTTGGCAGTGACAGTTACTGGGTTGAAGCGCCGATTCCGGCCAGCCAGCTGCAGTGGATCAGCATCAGTCAAGTGGACAGTGAATCCGGCTCTCCGGTACGTATCTACGACTCAGTCGCCTGGGGTCCAAACCGCTCCCGTAGCGGCCGGTTAGTCGGCCTGACGGCCATGGTTGAAGAGAATGGTCGCATGGCGACCCTGCTGGCGGAAATACCTGACCCTCTCTCCCTGCAGCCAACCTCGTCGGAGCAGCCCAAGCTTCTGCTTGGCAGCTACGTCCGGGTCGAAATCGAAGGGAAGCTCCTGGCGAAGGCCGCAGCGATCGAACGTGACCTTATCCATAACGGTGAGCAGCTCTGGATCATGGATGAAGAAGGCCGCCTCGACATACGCACTGTAGAGATCGCTTTTCGCGGCCAGGACCAGGTTCTGGTCACTGGCGGTGTGAACCATGGCGAAAAGCTGATCACAACCAACCTGCCCTCACCGGTGCAGGGTATGTCCTTACGGCTGAAAGAGGCTGAGACGTCAAGCCCCGCGGCTGAAGAGAAAAGCAAACCATGA